From one Triticum aestivum cultivar Chinese Spring chromosome 4B, IWGSC CS RefSeq v2.1, whole genome shotgun sequence genomic stretch:
- the LOC123094295 gene encoding antimicrobial peptides-like encodes MGFIHKGGVWWFLLLAGVLLAAAAAAGAEQDDGAVATAVPEVEEADEARLRVDDPEENDSCDLKCQHHQVPARKKQCVDECHSREHHHPSRASCENKCSHWQDPTRKDQCVQQCMRRGLSLAVGGGNDVDEHRHAQEEEVAGRPCDRECQLSCQRKCQGWKDRTKHQQCVRQCVRGSNIVDDEHLRGWEAVAGAIIEAV; translated from the coding sequence ATGGGGTTCATTCACAAGGGTGGGGTTTGGTGGTTCCTCCTGCTCGCCGGGGTGCTgctggctgcggcggcggcagcaggcgcGGAGCAGGACGATGGGGCGGTAGCCACTGCTGTcccggaggtggaggaggcggatgAGGCCCGTCTGCGCGTCGATGATCCGGAGGAGAACGACTCGTGCGACCTCAAGTGCCAACACCACCAAGTTCCGGCGAGGAAAAAGCAGTGCGTCGACGAGTGCCACAGCCGGGAGCATCACCACCCCAGCAGAGCGTCTTGCGAGAACAAGTGTAGCCACTGGCAAGACCCGACGAGGAAGGACCAGTGCGTGCAACAGTGCATGCGCCGCGGCCTCAGCCTCGCTGTGGGCGGCGGCAACGACGTCGACGAGCACCGCCACGCCcaagaggaggaggtcgccgggcgTCCGTGCGACAGGGAGTGCCAACTGTCTTGCCAAAGGAAGTGCCAGGGCTGGAAAGATCGGACCAAGCACCAACAGTGCGTGCGACAGTGCGTTCGCGGCAGCAACATCGTCGACGACGAGCACCTCCGCGGCTGGGAAGCGGTGGCCGGCGCCATCATCGAGGCGGTGTGA